The Arachis duranensis cultivar V14167 chromosome 2, aradu.V14167.gnm2.J7QH, whole genome shotgun sequence genome has a window encoding:
- the LOC107475412 gene encoding dirigent protein 22, producing the protein MTTTHFFFIITTLLLSCHTLTGASDFVRPIDRSLLGLNKKEKVSHFKFYWHDILSGQNPTSVSVVTPPMTKINTTTAFGLVNMIDNPLTLGPKLNSKLVGRAQGFYASACQTEIDLLMAMNFAFIDGKYNGSSITILGRNAVFNKVREMPVIGGSGLFRFAKGYAEARTHWLDLKSGDATIEYNVYVMHY; encoded by the coding sequence ATGACCACCAcacatttcttcttcatcatcaccaCTCTTCTCCTCTCATGCCACACCCTCACCGGAGCCAGCGATTTCGTTCGCCCCATCGACCGAAGCCTCCTCGGCCTAAACAAAAAAGAGAAGGTTTCCCACTTCAAATTCTATTGGCATGACATCCTTAGTGGCCAAAACCCAACTTCAGTTTCGGTTGTTACACCACCCATGACCAAGATCAACACCACCACCGCATTTGGGTTGGTCAACATGATCGACAACCCTTTGACCCTAGGTCCTAAATTGAACTCCAAGCTTGTTGGAAGGGCTCAAGGGTTTTACGCCTCCGCTTGTCAAACCGAAATCGACCTTCTTATGGCCATGAACTTTGCTTTCATTGATGGAAAATACAATGGAAGTTCCATCACCATCTTGGGGAGGAACGCCGTCTTCAACAAGGTGAGGGAGATGCCCGTAATTGGTGGAAGTGGATTGTTTAGATTCGCCAAAGGCTATGCCGAAGCAAGGACTCATTGGCTAGATCTTAAATCTGGTGATGCTACTATTGAATACAATGTTTATGTTATGCATTACTAA
- the LOC107475413 gene encoding transcription factor IIIA, which translates to MPEIQMDEPMESGERPVFKDIRRHFCEYCGICRSKKILITSHINSQHKDELEKARAEGNNEAHCEKPNNTCQQCGASFKKPAYLLQHMQSHSLERPYVCTVDDCQASYRRKDHLTRHLLQHEGKTFKCPMENCNLIFSIKGNMARHVKEIHDEGSTSTNVESKQFVCPEIGCGKVFKFASKLRKHEDSHVKLQSVDVVCLEPGCMKHFTNNQCLKEHIESCHQYVTCDTCGSRQLKKNIKRHLRTHEADKSLAEFKCEFKGCSCKFSSKSNLVAHKKAVHFKEKPFVCGFPDCGLRFAYKHVRDKHEKTGKHVFTHGDFEEADEQFRSRPRGGRKRVCPTVEMLVRKRVTPPSQLENLLFMQQ; encoded by the exons ATGCCTGAAATACAGATGGATGAACCCATGGAAAGTGGTGAGAGGCCAGTCTTCAAAGATATTAGACGCCACTTCTGTGAATACTGTGGCATTTGCAGGTCTAAAAAGATCTTAATTACCTCCCACATCAATTCACAACACAAG GACGAGTTGGAAAAAGCTAGAGCTGAAGGAAATAATGAAGCACATTGCGAAAAGCCCAACAACACTTGCCAACAATGTGGTGCTAGCTTCAAAAAACCTGCCTACTTGTTGCAGCACATGCAAAGCCATTCACTTGAg AGGCCGTATGTGTGTACGGTTGATGATTGTCAGGCAAGTTACAGAAGAAAGGACCATTTGACTCGTCACCTTCTACAGCATGAAGGGAAAACTTTTAAATGTCCAATGGAGAATTGCAACCTAATTTTCTCAATAAAAGGTAATATGGCAAGACATGTTAAAGAGATTCATGATGAAGGATCTACATCCACAAATGTAGAAAGTAAGCAGTTTGTATGCCCAGAAATTGGCTGTGGAAAGGTTTTCAAGTTTGCGTCAAAGCTTCGTAAACATGAAGATTCTCATG TTAAGCTGCAGTCGGTAGATGTAGTGTGCTTGGAGCCTGGTTGCATGAAACATTTCACTAATAACCAGTGCCTTAAAGAACATATTGAATCCTGTCATCAATATGTAACCTGCGACACTTGTGGAAGTAGACAACtgaaaaagaatattaaaagGCACCTTCGCACACATGAAGCTGACAAATCATTGGCAGAGTTTAAATGTGAATTTAAGGGCTGTAGCTGCAAATTCTCAAGT AAATCTAATCTCGTTGCACATAAGAAGGCCGTGCACTTTAAAGAAAAGCCCTTTGTATGTGGTTTTCCTGATTGTGGCCTGAGATTTGCTTACAAACATGTCAGAGATAAACACGAAAAAACTGGGAAACATGTTTTTACCCAT GGGGATTTTGAAGAAGCTGATGAACAATTCAGGTCAAGGCCAAGGGGTGGGAGGAAGAGAGTGTGTCCTACAGTAGAAATGTTGGTCAGGAAAAGGGTTACACCACCTAGTCAATTGGAGAATTTGTTATTTATGCAGCAGTGA